Proteins from a genomic interval of Zingiber officinale cultivar Zhangliang chromosome 2A, Zo_v1.1, whole genome shotgun sequence:
- the LOC122042669 gene encoding serine/threonine protein kinase OSK1-like — protein sequence MEGSGRGSSADVVLQNYKLGKTLGIGSFGKVKIAEHLLTGHKVAIKILNRRKVKSMEMEEKVRREIKILRLFMHPHIIRLYEVIETHSDIFVVMEYVKSGELFDYIVEKGRLQEVEARRFFQQIISGVEYCHRNMVAHRDLKPENLLLDSKCNVKIADFGLSNVMRDGHFLKTSCGSPNYAAPEVISGKLYAGPEVDVWSCGVILYALLCGTLPFDDENIPNLFKKIKGGIYTLPSHLSALARDLIPKMLVVDPMKRITIPQIREHAWFKIRLPRYLAVPPPDTSQQAKKIDEDILLEVTKMGFDKNQLVESLHNRIQNEATVSYYLLVDNHFRTTSGYLGGDFQETMDYLNTNSSGMAAPHRQPGYMEQQGMINPRAPHSPASERKWALGLQSRAHPREIMTEVLKALQELNISWKQIGHYNMKCRYFPGFADSQAAIETEGADKELLVVKFEMQLYKTKEDKYLLDLQRVSGPQLLFLDLCAAFLAQLRVL from the exons ATGGAAGGATCTGGTAGAGGTAGCAGCGCTGATGTGGTCTTGCAAAATTATAAGCTAGGAAAGACTCTTGGCATTGGATCATTTGGTAAGGTTAAAATTGCAGAGCATTTGTTGACCGGCCACAAGGTTGCTATCAAGATCCTGAACCGTCGGAAAGTAAAGAGTATGGAAATGGAAGAAAAAG TGAGACGAGAGATCAAAATATTAAGGTTGTTTATGCATCCGCATATTATACGACTTTATGAGGTGATTGAGACACATTCAGACATTTTTGTTGTGATGGAGTATGTTAAATCCGGCGAGCTATTTGATTATATTGTTGAAAAAGGAAGGTTACAGGAGGTTGAAGCTCGCCGCTTCTTCCAACAG ATTATATCTGGTGTTGAGTACTGCCACAGAAACATGGTTGCTCATCGGGACTTGAAGCCAGAGAACTTGTTGTTGGATTCAAAGTGCAATGTTAAAATTGCTGACTTTGGCTTAAGTAACGTTATGCGTGATGGCCATTTTCTGAAGACTAGCTGTGGAAGCCCAAATTATGCTGCTCCTGAG GTCATTTCTGGAAAACTTTATGCTGGACCTGAGGTTGATGTCTGGAGTTGTGGTGTCATTCTGTATGCTCTTCTTTGTGGTACCCTTCCCTTTGACGATGAGAATATTCCAAACTTATTCAAGAAGATAAAG GGAGGTATATATACTCTTCCTAGCCATTTGTCTGCTCTTGCCCGAGATTTGATTCCTAAAATGCTGGTTGTTGATCCTATGAAGAGAATAACCATTCCTCAGATCCGTGAACATGCATGGTTCAAGATTCGTCTTCCTCGCTATCTAGCTGTTCCTCCACCAGATACTTCACAACAAGCTAAAAAG ATCGATGAAGACATCCTTCTGGAGGTGACTAAGATGGGTTTCGACAAGAACCAGTTGGTCGAGTCTCTTCATAACAGGATACAGAATGAG GCAACTGTTTCTTACTACTTGCTTGTGGACAATCATTTCCGCACGACGAGTGGCTATCTCGGTGGTGATTTTCAAGAAACCATG GATTATTTGAATACCAATTCAAGTGGCATGGCAGCTCCACATCGCCAACCTGGTTACATGGAACAACAGGGGATGATTAATCCAAGAGCACCACATTCCCCTGCTTCTGAAAGGAAATGGGCTCTTGGTCTTCAG TCTCGAGCCCATCCTCGTGAGATCATGACGGAGGTGCTCAAAGCCCTGCAAGAGCTGAATATTTCTTGGAAACAGATTGGGCATTACAACATGAAGTGCCGTTATTTCCCAGGTTTTGCTGATTCTCAAGCTGCTATCGAAACTGAAGGTGCTGATAAAGAGCTTTTGGTGGTAAAGTTTGAAATGCAG CTTTACAAGACCAAGGAAGACAAATATCTCCTCGATCTGCAGAGGGTGAGTGGCCCTCAGCTATTGTTTCTTGACTTGTGTGCTGCATTTCTCGCTCAGCTTAGAGTTCTGTGA
- the LOC122042671 gene encoding histone H4 produces MSGRGKGGKGLGKGGAKRHRKVLRDNIQGITKPAIRRLARRGGVKRISGLIYEETRGVLKIFLENVIRDAVTYTEHARRKTVTAMDVVYALKRQGRTLYGFGG; encoded by the coding sequence ATGTCCGGCCGTGGCAAGGGAGGCAAGGGGCTCGGCAAAGGCGGAGCTAAGCGCCACCGCAAGGTCCTTCGCGACAACATCCAGGGCATCACTAAGCCGGCGATCCGCCGCCTCGCCCGACGCGGCGGCGTCAAGCGCATCAGCGGTCTCATCTACGAGGAGACCCGCGGCGTCCTCAAGATCTTTCTCGAGAACGTCATCCGCGACGCCGTCACCTACACCGAGCACGCCCGCCGCAAAACCGTCACCGCCATGGACGTCGTTTACGCCCTCAAGCGCCAGGGCCGCACCCTCTACGGTTTCGGCGGCTGA
- the LOC122042668 gene encoding uncharacterized protein LOC122042668, translating into MQAKGRSCEGLGGGRGKGRRRGKSGEVVATEEEKADQENCFPSMTMNDINLPNNLLFVNVRSSADQTHSEDLAVSASDPLIRVRKPYTITKHREKWTKEEHEKFLEAIKLYGRAWRRIQEHIGTKTAIQIRSHAQKFFSKVDRKADTGKSIDIPPPRPKRKPLHPYPRKLGHGCTATVPNAKSPENSSFTIPSFSEQESGSPVSVLSLFRSDTSGSFFSKTRSICASPSSTVVGLDPMDVSMSDSENGCCSPTSSALIDNKILVLGLETSSSTKLDEAMPVPDMDPKDSNTSVEAQPTSVKLFGRTLLISNSGKACSSNDQKTNMDTHIQAPSLAHISSCEASCRLTTSSIAPDAAAHSMCHFLEFQAQGVQMNSNAEVFAPVPFWSFFGSRLSPLPFTTTQQDMRAKRKAPLNATGHLTMEKENYNTDTSTSSSSNWNETKTAIDDVNRSVEGQGVSALQVHRCSTTRRLKRSKYSAFSPVETTNQYMNKELSALT; encoded by the exons ATGCAGGCGAAGGGGAGAAGCTGCGAAGGCCTGGGAGGAGGGAGAGGGAAAGGGAGACGGAGAGGGAAAAGTGGAGAGGTAGTTGCTACCGAGGAAGAGAAGGCAGATCAG GAGAACTGTTTTCCGTCAATGACAATGAACGACATTAATCTTCCAAACAATCTGCTTTTTGTTAATGTAAGATCATCTGCTGACCAGACTCACTCAGAGGATCTGGCAGTATCAGCATCAGATCCACTGATTAGG GTGAGGAAACCTTACACAATCACGAAGCATCGAGAGAAGTGGACTAAAGAAGAACATGAAAAGTTTTTGGAAGCTATTAAACTTTATGGCCGTGCTTGGCGTCGTATACAAG AACATATCGGCACAAAGACTGCCATTCAAATCCGAAGTCATGCACAGAAGTTTTTCTCAAAG GTCGACCGCAAAGCAGATACTGGAAAGTCGATTGACATACCTCCTCCGAGGCCAAAGCGAAAACCACTGCATCCATATCCTCGTAAGCTAGGCCATGGGTGCACTGCTACTGTTCCAAATGCAAAGTCACCGGAGAACTCTTCCTTCACAATTCCTTCATTCTCCGAACAAGAGAGTGGTTCACCAGTCTCAGTGCTGTCTTTATTCAGATCTGATACTTCTGGTTCATTCTTCTCAAAGACTCGAAGCATCTGTGCATCACCATCGTCAACTGTGGTCGGTTTAGACCCGATGGACGTTTCAATGAGTGACTCAGAGAACGGATGTTGCTCCCCAACCTCATCAGCTTTGATAGACAACAAGATTTTAGTGCTGGGCCTGGAAACTAGCAGCTCAACTAAATTAGATGAAGCTATGCCG GTGCCCGACATGGATCCGAAGGATAGCAACACTTCAGTTGAAGCACAACCTACGAGCGTTAAACTCTTTGGAAGAACCCTTCTCATCTCCAACTCTGGAAAAGCATGTTCCTCTAATGATCAGAAAACCAACATGGACACCCATATCCAAGCTCCATCGCTCGCGCACATATCATCCTGCGAAGCTTCATGCCGGCTCACAACAAGCAGTATTGCACCGGATGCCGCAGCGCATTCTATGTGCCACTTTCTGGAGTTCCAAGCTCAAGGTGTCCAAATGAACTCCAACGCCGAAGTATTTGCCCCAGTGCCCTTCTGGAGTTTTTTCGGAAGCAGACTATCTCCTCTCCCATTCACCACCACGCAACAAGACATGAGGGCGAAAAGAAAGGCACCGCTGAACGCCACAGGACATCTAACTATggagaaagaaaattataataCTGATACAAGCACAAGCTCAAGCTCAAATTGGAATGAAACTAAAACCGCCATCGACGATGTCAATCGTTCTGTCGAAGGGCAAGGGGTTTCAGCATTGCAGGTGCACAGATGCAGCACCACCCGCAGACTAAAGAGAAGCAAGTACTCGGCTTTCTCGCCTGTCGAAACAACAAACCAGTACATGAACAAGGAGCTCAGTGCCCTAACATAA